In Pedobacter sp. W3I1, one DNA window encodes the following:
- a CDS encoding nucleotidyl transferase AbiEii/AbiGii toxin family protein, which yields MQLGHRKSVDIDLFTDAVYGSVDFSIIEQYMLDNFTYVSTSFGVNPAFGTSYLVGSDKQNAVKVDVYYSMDPFFQPAIETEGVRMASTEEILAMKIDVIQRGGRKKDFWDLHELMEHYSIE from the coding sequence TTGCAATTAGGTCATAGGAAATCGGTTGATATTGATCTCTTCACAGATGCTGTTTATGGATCTGTAGATTTTAGTATAATTGAACAGTACATGCTAGATAATTTCACTTATGTAAGTACAAGCTTCGGAGTAAATCCTGCATTTGGAACTTCCTACCTAGTGGGGTCTGATAAACAAAATGCTGTAAAAGTAGATGTTTATTACTCAATGGACCCATTTTTTCAGCCAGCTATCGAGACAGAAGGTGTTAGAATGGCTAGTACAGAAGAAATACTGGCAATGAAAATCGATGTCATACAACGGGGTGGCCGTAAGAAAGATTTTTGGGATTTACATGAATTAATGGAACATTATTCAATAGAATGA
- a CDS encoding DUF6520 family protein, translating into MKRIKLNFAVIAFLLGTGVAVASTAQKANVKWGFNGTSYEPVSGNYDCAPSTKVCTRTYPEGQNPNINADGYLTQELGDFAQ; encoded by the coding sequence ATGAAAAGGATCAAATTAAACTTTGCTGTTATCGCATTCCTACTTGGAACAGGCGTAGCAGTAGCATCTACTGCGCAAAAAGCCAATGTTAAATGGGGTTTCAATGGCACCTCTTATGAGCCGGTAAGCGGCAATTATGATTGCGCACCCTCTACCAAGGTCTGTACCCGCACCTATCCGGAAGGCCAAAATCCCAATATCAATGCAGATGGGTACCTTACCCAGGAACTTGGTGATTTTGCACAGTAG
- a CDS encoding HigA family addiction module antitoxin: MEALIEKYKGIHPGMVLERELTKRGLKKRPFALDLHIYPQQLNELTKAKRGITAELAIKIDGALGLEEGTMFLLQAYYELKKAKIKMQSRPNFEILRNALFWDANIDQIDWQNQANWVIKRIFERGNDDEKTEISRFYGKKKIQEVTGSDKINGNQPLIMAHLRLSK, translated from the coding sequence ATGGAAGCTTTAATCGAAAAGTATAAAGGAATACATCCAGGAATGGTTTTAGAACGAGAACTCACGAAGAGAGGACTAAAAAAAAGACCGTTTGCCCTCGATTTGCATATTTATCCTCAGCAGTTAAACGAGTTAACGAAAGCTAAACGCGGAATTACCGCCGAATTGGCGATTAAGATTGATGGGGCACTTGGGCTTGAAGAAGGAACCATGTTTCTGTTGCAGGCTTACTATGAGCTAAAGAAAGCAAAGATTAAAATGCAGTCTCGTCCTAACTTTGAAATACTTCGTAATGCACTTTTTTGGGACGCTAATATTGATCAGATCGACTGGCAAAATCAAGCAAATTGGGTAATAAAAAGGATTTTTGAACGGGGTAATGACGACGAAAAGACCGAAATATCCCGATTTTACGGTAAGAAGAAAATTCAGGAAGTGACTGGTAGCGATAAAATAAATGGAAACCAGCCTCTAATTATGGCACATTTACGACTTAGCAAATGA
- a CDS encoding MauE/DoxX family redox-associated membrane protein produces MKAIFKISVPPLLVLLFVYAALSKLFTFSDFDQQLHNQSFPSWLADFLLYFLIPAEIITALLLCFKRTLLFGLLSSAALLLAFTSYIAMVMLHFWDRVPCSCGGILNQMGWSAHLVFNSIFLIFNLIALYLYTFERKELNTSLP; encoded by the coding sequence ATGAAGGCAATTTTTAAAATATCCGTTCCACCACTGCTCGTACTGCTGTTTGTATATGCTGCTTTAAGTAAGCTCTTTACTTTTTCAGATTTTGACCAGCAGCTCCACAACCAGTCTTTTCCCAGCTGGCTGGCGGATTTCCTCTTATATTTCCTGATCCCTGCAGAAATTATTACTGCGCTGCTGCTGTGTTTTAAGCGAACCCTCCTATTTGGGTTGCTCAGTTCTGCTGCACTTCTATTAGCCTTCACATCCTACATTGCCATGGTTATGCTTCATTTCTGGGACAGGGTTCCCTGTTCATGTGGAGGTATCCTGAACCAAATGGGCTGGTCGGCGCACCTTGTATTCAATAGTATTTTTTTGATCTTCAACCTCATTGCTTTATACCTCTATACTTTCGAACGGAAGGAATTAAATACGTCACTACCATGA
- a CDS encoding LytTR family DNA-binding domain-containing protein, whose product MSLTCYIIDDEYHSIEVLDKYVNQTPGLELVGSSNNPLLALEELCTIQTPDIVLLDVDMAQLNGLDVADLIGSACNIIFTTSYREYAPEAFEKDAVDYLLKPINYTRFLKAVTKVRSNLTSQTNQITASPFFFVKSNIKGKFNRITITEILYIENIGNYITIHMNDEKVTTYLTLTEVLSKLPVESFSRIHQSYIVNHAAIHSLEYAQVRLSGEVSIPIGGTYRTAFREKIQPTLLISKRDKSDH is encoded by the coding sequence ATGAGCCTAACATGCTACATCATTGATGATGAATACCATTCTATTGAAGTACTCGATAAGTACGTCAATCAAACTCCAGGCCTGGAATTGGTTGGCAGCTCCAACAACCCGCTTTTAGCGTTGGAAGAACTATGCACTATTCAAACTCCCGATATTGTTCTTTTAGATGTCGATATGGCGCAACTTAACGGCCTTGATGTGGCAGACCTTATAGGTTCAGCATGCAATATTATTTTCACAACCTCCTACCGGGAATACGCACCGGAAGCATTTGAAAAAGATGCAGTAGATTACCTGCTAAAGCCCATCAATTACACCCGGTTTTTAAAGGCGGTTACCAAAGTGCGCTCAAATCTCACCAGTCAGACAAATCAAATCACAGCTAGCCCCTTCTTTTTCGTCAAAAGCAACATTAAAGGAAAATTCAACCGGATCACCATCACGGAGATCCTTTATATTGAAAACATAGGCAACTATATCACTATCCATATGAATGATGAAAAAGTAACTACTTACCTCACTTTAACGGAAGTCCTTTCCAAGCTGCCTGTCGAAAGTTTTTCCAGGATCCATCAGTCTTATATCGTCAACCATGCAGCTATTCATTCATTGGAATATGCACAGGTAAGACTAAGCGGAGAAGTGAGTATTCCGATCGGAGGAACTTACCGCACCGCCTTCCGGGAAAAAATACAGCCAACGCTACTCATCAGTAAAAGAGACAAGAGTGATCACTAG
- a CDS encoding RagB/SusD family nutrient uptake outer membrane protein: MKPLLCMLICLLLSGLFFSSCQKEFLDKKPDKGLLIPTTLDDFNALMDNLTIFNISPALQEISADDFYATDAAVAGFTTVVQKNSYLWAGDLYQNEPCVDWNFPYQQIFYANIILDGLEELKGVEGSTTGWNITKGSALFHRAFALYNLVQLFSRPYDKNTASIDLGVPLRLTADVNAKVGRSSVQQVYDQLIGDLLEAEKLLPQTTQFKSRPSRAAADALLARVYLNMENYELADKYAVAALALNRSLLDYNAISLTATNPFPSSPAADNPEVIFYDKLIPYGFTSSTRATVADELYQLYADKDLRKTIFFAGTAPFYFKGRYASSRLQLFGGLAVDELYLIRAESLARMGSFAAAMKELNTLLITRWARGTYQPFAAANAEDALKIVLLERRKELTFRGLRWGDLRRLNKDPRFAKTIVRTVSGQVYTLSPGDKRYVLPIPPEEIVVSGIAQNER; this comes from the coding sequence ATGAAACCATTATTATGTATGCTCATATGCCTTTTGTTATCCGGCCTTTTTTTCAGTTCCTGCCAAAAGGAATTTCTGGACAAAAAACCGGATAAGGGCCTGCTCATTCCAACGACCCTGGATGATTTTAATGCCTTGATGGATAACCTGACGATATTCAACATTAGTCCGGCCCTGCAGGAAATTTCAGCTGATGATTTTTACGCCACAGATGCGGCAGTAGCTGGATTCACAACCGTAGTCCAGAAGAACAGCTATTTATGGGCTGGGGATCTTTATCAAAATGAGCCATGTGTAGACTGGAACTTTCCTTATCAGCAGATTTTTTATGCCAATATCATATTGGATGGGCTAGAGGAACTGAAAGGGGTTGAAGGATCAACGACCGGGTGGAACATCACAAAAGGAAGCGCACTTTTCCACCGGGCATTTGCTCTTTATAACCTCGTGCAACTGTTTTCCAGACCTTATGATAAAAATACGGCAAGCATAGATCTGGGGGTGCCGCTGCGCCTTACCGCTGATGTGAATGCCAAGGTGGGAAGGTCTTCCGTGCAGCAGGTATACGATCAGCTGATCGGTGATTTGCTGGAGGCAGAAAAGTTATTGCCGCAAACGACCCAGTTTAAAAGCCGTCCTTCCAGGGCTGCAGCAGATGCACTTCTGGCAAGGGTGTACCTGAACATGGAAAATTATGAACTCGCCGATAAATACGCAGTAGCCGCGCTTGCGCTAAACCGTTCGCTGCTGGATTACAATGCCATCAGTCTGACCGCAACCAATCCATTTCCATCTTCTCCGGCAGCAGACAATCCTGAAGTCATATTTTATGATAAGCTTATCCCATATGGATTTACCTCTTCGACCAGAGCAACGGTAGCAGATGAACTATACCAGCTTTATGCAGACAAAGACCTGAGAAAAACCATATTCTTTGCAGGCACCGCGCCTTTCTATTTCAAAGGACGTTATGCGAGCTCGCGCCTGCAGCTGTTTGGTGGCCTGGCTGTGGATGAATTGTACCTGATCCGCGCAGAATCACTGGCCAGGATGGGCAGTTTTGCAGCGGCCATGAAAGAATTGAATACCCTGCTGATCACCCGCTGGGCTAGGGGTACCTACCAGCCCTTCGCTGCTGCCAATGCAGAGGATGCCCTAAAAATTGTTCTGCTGGAAAGACGTAAGGAACTCACTTTCCGGGGACTTCGTTGGGGAGACCTCCGGCGGCTCAATAAAGATCCACGCTTTGCGAAAACTATCGTCCGGACGGTTTCAGGGCAGGTATATACGTTAAGCCCGGGAGATAAACGTTATGTGCTTCCTATTCCTCCAGAGGAGATAGTGGTTAGTGGGATTGCGCAGAATGAGCGGTAA
- a CDS encoding helix-turn-helix domain-containing protein — MSRAKNEEESDNIKEVLKLLGARIRSLREAKGERNYEKFAFKHDLNRTQLWRYENGEDLYFSSLLKVLSALDITLAEFFSDGFDQSAK, encoded by the coding sequence ATGAGTAGAGCCAAAAACGAAGAGGAGAGCGACAATATAAAGGAAGTTTTGAAATTGCTTGGCGCACGAATTCGTTCCCTTAGGGAAGCGAAAGGGGAACGGAACTATGAAAAATTCGCCTTTAAACATGATCTTAACCGTACGCAGCTCTGGCGCTATGAAAATGGCGAAGATTTGTATTTCTCATCTTTGCTGAAAGTGCTTTCAGCATTGGATATCACTCTTGCTGAATTCTTTAGCGACGGATTTGATCAATCCGCGAAGTGA
- a CDS encoding lantibiotic dehydratase, whose translation MKESQSMVYQFLPQLFLRAPYYSFTGYDLSRLPEVLQEQAFRNAVFLASPAFYALLEKKEFDFDKLMDKEKHTLYKYYNRMCFRPTPFGSFSSFTLLRWGKGGQVRLVGSDESILHLIPDQGFLGGLKNTAWAVLPEELVVNPTLYRFNDVLRFTKSSLDDKGRFSFSLQGIDAVKFNVQLFSFLSSEKVSRDVALSWVMQHSECSETEAEEYIEFLLDAGAVFNSTQGKVISNEVIGNFLSLPGWNAFWENYTRISLSVEASLSALAGEIREIAKETKPFAQPFYAALERPNNTGGPDGAEQVELSKAVHVLQLLSNPEQLVDLSRFIRDFRSRFDQERVPLLLALDPDRGLHYGDMEPSMPDQDILENMPFPVREEENRTLGWHVSQQFIFKLWIGDTLRDPWAPLQISEDDLIKLESQKRPVLPLPQTQALMYRSTGEHLIIENSGGVTGASLIGRFSCFSDPVHRFCQELAERENAANPEVVFADIAQQSDTHVDNISRRKPIYSHEIPLNVFPSQPVQKLVLPGDLMLSLKGDELILESSKLKKRVVPRLATAYNFRNNHSPVFRLLCDLQFQGVHAGLSFSLENFFPGLGFYPRVCYGRVILCLAKWNFEESDIAPLTAGDKVDLIKTLDGFRRKHRLPRHITIGATDQQLVFDLANIIEARFFLQCIDGLKRITIQEYLLPDRSVLSGKKPLAGQMVAFLAHENNIYKPSKKESATVYVEKQRDFLMGSNWLYLKIFCIPRASDEILSQVISPFIKGQRKRIKNWFFIRYSDKGYHLRLRIQAEEDDLGEILVALRKKIESSGHDKLIRDFQGDTYRREIERYGAGLISHVEELFCAGSDLAAFVLTLRGNSSLQLSEFELAILTVSRMINCFFSSLVDALDYLGKVTDQFMAEFRAEKPLKVAMDEKYREKKIMIADLLEGKELSKHLSPLLKQMAVLDELTRSYSKDKRMELLADLVHMQLNRTFSVRQRQQELLVYYCLQKYTNSRLAREKSSV comes from the coding sequence ATGAAAGAAAGTCAGTCAATGGTCTACCAGTTTTTGCCGCAGTTGTTTTTACGGGCACCATATTACAGCTTTACCGGTTATGATCTCTCTCGGTTGCCGGAAGTGTTGCAGGAACAGGCTTTTCGCAATGCAGTTTTTTTGGCGAGCCCGGCGTTTTATGCCTTATTGGAAAAAAAGGAATTTGATTTCGATAAATTAATGGACAAGGAAAAACATACCCTTTACAAGTATTATAACCGGATGTGTTTCAGGCCGACGCCTTTTGGGAGCTTTTCCTCTTTCACTTTACTCCGCTGGGGAAAGGGCGGTCAGGTGAGGCTTGTCGGAAGCGATGAATCAATCCTTCATTTAATACCTGACCAGGGCTTTTTAGGAGGACTGAAAAATACGGCGTGGGCTGTTCTGCCAGAAGAATTAGTGGTCAACCCTACGCTGTACCGGTTTAATGACGTTTTGCGCTTTACGAAATCGTCTTTGGATGATAAAGGCCGGTTTAGCTTTTCCCTGCAAGGCATAGATGCGGTAAAATTTAATGTACAGCTGTTTTCATTTTTATCTTCGGAAAAGGTCTCAAGAGATGTGGCCCTGAGCTGGGTTATGCAGCACAGTGAGTGTTCAGAAACAGAAGCGGAAGAATACATTGAGTTTCTGCTTGACGCTGGGGCGGTTTTCAATAGTACTCAGGGCAAAGTAATCAGTAATGAGGTCATCGGGAACTTTCTCAGTTTACCTGGCTGGAACGCTTTCTGGGAAAATTATACCAGGATTTCCTTATCAGTTGAAGCATCCCTGTCGGCTTTGGCAGGGGAAATTAGGGAAATTGCAAAGGAAACAAAGCCTTTTGCCCAACCGTTTTATGCGGCGCTGGAACGGCCAAACAATACTGGAGGACCAGATGGTGCTGAACAGGTGGAACTATCGAAAGCTGTCCACGTGCTGCAGTTATTGTCAAATCCTGAGCAGCTTGTTGATCTGTCGCGTTTTATCCGCGATTTCCGTTCCCGCTTTGACCAGGAAAGGGTTCCTTTGTTGCTGGCCTTAGATCCCGATAGAGGACTGCATTATGGTGATATGGAACCGTCCATGCCTGACCAGGACATCCTGGAGAATATGCCTTTCCCTGTGCGAGAAGAAGAGAACAGGACCCTTGGATGGCACGTTTCCCAGCAGTTTATCTTCAAACTATGGATAGGGGACACTCTTCGCGATCCCTGGGCCCCGCTGCAGATCAGCGAAGATGATTTGATTAAACTGGAAAGCCAAAAAAGACCTGTTTTACCTTTGCCGCAAACGCAGGCGCTCATGTACCGCTCGACCGGTGAGCACCTGATCATCGAAAACTCAGGTGGGGTGACCGGCGCTTCGCTGATTGGAAGGTTCTCCTGCTTTAGTGATCCGGTACATCGGTTTTGCCAGGAGCTTGCCGAAAGGGAAAATGCAGCAAACCCGGAAGTTGTCTTTGCCGACATCGCCCAGCAGTCTGACACCCACGTTGACAACATCAGTCGCCGTAAGCCCATTTATTCCCACGAGATACCCCTGAACGTATTTCCTTCGCAGCCGGTACAAAAACTGGTATTGCCAGGGGACCTCATGCTGTCCCTTAAAGGGGATGAGCTAATTTTGGAGTCATCTAAATTGAAGAAAAGAGTCGTTCCCCGTCTGGCGACAGCCTATAACTTTCGCAATAACCATTCGCCGGTTTTCCGGCTGTTGTGTGACCTGCAATTTCAGGGGGTACATGCAGGACTTTCATTTAGCCTGGAAAACTTTTTTCCGGGCCTGGGTTTTTATCCCCGGGTCTGTTACGGAAGGGTGATCCTCTGTCTGGCGAAATGGAATTTTGAGGAATCAGACATCGCGCCTTTAACTGCAGGAGATAAGGTTGATCTTATCAAAACCCTGGATGGTTTTCGCAGAAAGCACCGCCTGCCCCGGCACATCACGATTGGGGCAACAGACCAGCAGCTGGTTTTTGATCTGGCCAACATCATTGAGGCAAGGTTTTTTCTGCAGTGTATTGACGGTTTAAAGCGGATAACCATTCAGGAATATTTATTGCCCGACCGTTCCGTCCTGTCTGGTAAAAAGCCACTTGCGGGGCAAATGGTTGCTTTTCTTGCCCACGAGAACAATATTTATAAACCTTCAAAAAAGGAAAGCGCCACTGTTTATGTTGAAAAGCAACGCGACTTTTTAATGGGTAGTAACTGGCTTTACCTTAAAATTTTCTGCATTCCACGCGCTTCGGATGAAATCCTTAGTCAGGTGATTTCCCCGTTCATTAAAGGACAGAGGAAGCGGATAAAAAATTGGTTTTTTATCCGCTACAGCGATAAAGGCTATCACCTGCGTCTGCGCATACAGGCGGAGGAAGATGATCTTGGCGAGATACTCGTAGCTTTGCGTAAAAAAATTGAATCATCGGGACATGATAAGCTCATCCGGGATTTCCAGGGAGATACCTACCGAAGAGAAATCGAACGATATGGTGCCGGTCTCATTTCACATGTTGAGGAACTTTTCTGCGCGGGAAGTGATCTTGCTGCGTTTGTGTTAACTTTAAGGGGGAATAGTTCCCTGCAACTTAGTGAATTTGAACTGGCCATACTTACTGTCTCTCGCATGATCAACTGCTTTTTTTCATCTCTTGTAGATGCTTTGGATTACCTTGGTAAGGTGACGGATCAGTTTATGGCAGAGTTCAGGGCAGAGAAACCGCTGAAGGTCGCAATGGATGAAAAGTACCGGGAGAAGAAAATAATGATAGCGGATTTGCTGGAAGGTAAAGAATTATCAAAGCATCTTTCACCACTGTTAAAGCAGATGGCTGTTTTAGACGAACTTACAAGAAGCTATTCAAAAGATAAAAGAATGGAGCTTTTGGCAGACCTGGTGCATATGCAACTGAACCGGACTTTCTCCGTTAGACAAAGGCAACAGGAGTTGCTCGTTTACTATTGCCTGCAAAAATATACCAACTCACGTTTGGCCCGCGAAAAGTCTTCGGTCTAG
- a CDS encoding sensor histidine kinase — MIINFIKAKLSPIARKLFVVHATCWILFITYELTFVYYHLGALERPYIYMVFYSINVALFYFHIRLLNFAFTGPKSSYIRGFLLFLVIIVLYLLIKGIADIFLGNPQPMQYDSHIFIRAFFPRNLARAFYFILLATFYWSARHIAHFRRQALEAEKRQLIIEKDNAELEAQLTKSRNAYLQQQINPHMLFNALNFVYNSAQKYSDDAANCIWLLSEIMRFSLEEAGLDGKIKLDREVEQIENLIAINRYRFKEPLYLKLEMHGDFSRCKIIPLILLTLTENLFKHGNLTEVTSPAVLKLTINESGQLTFYSRNLKKTKNEHPRQRKALGLQNIRLRMDSFYKDNYKLKINEPGEFYELTLTLKL; from the coding sequence ATGATAATAAATTTTATAAAAGCAAAACTAAGCCCAATAGCTCGAAAGTTATTTGTTGTTCATGCTACTTGCTGGATACTTTTCATTACCTATGAGTTAACGTTCGTATACTATCACCTTGGAGCTTTAGAAAGACCCTATATTTATATGGTATTTTATTCAATAAATGTCGCTCTGTTTTATTTTCATATCAGATTGTTAAATTTCGCTTTTACTGGACCAAAATCCAGTTACATAAGGGGATTTTTATTATTTCTAGTGATTATTGTGCTCTATCTTTTAATTAAAGGTATCGCAGATATTTTTTTAGGCAACCCGCAGCCTATGCAATACGATTCTCATATTTTTATTAGAGCATTTTTTCCAAGAAATCTAGCACGGGCTTTTTATTTCATTTTATTGGCAACATTCTACTGGTCTGCCAGACACATCGCCCATTTTAGAAGGCAGGCCTTGGAAGCTGAAAAGCGGCAACTAATTATTGAAAAAGATAACGCAGAGTTAGAAGCACAGCTTACTAAGTCACGTAATGCCTACCTTCAACAACAAATCAATCCACACATGCTCTTCAATGCACTTAATTTTGTTTACAACAGCGCACAAAAATATTCCGATGACGCCGCTAACTGCATTTGGCTCCTATCGGAGATTATGCGTTTCAGCTTGGAAGAAGCAGGTCTAGATGGAAAAATCAAACTGGATAGAGAAGTTGAGCAGATTGAAAACCTCATTGCGATCAACCGCTACCGGTTTAAAGAACCTCTATATCTTAAGCTGGAAATGCATGGTGATTTCAGTCGCTGTAAAATAATTCCGCTTATTTTGCTTACGCTGACAGAAAACCTGTTCAAACATGGAAACCTGACAGAAGTTACTTCTCCGGCTGTACTAAAGTTAACAATAAACGAAAGCGGACAACTAACTTTTTACAGCAGAAACTTAAAGAAAACAAAGAACGAACATCCCCGTCAGCGAAAAGCATTAGGTCTACAAAACATCCGGCTCCGCATGGATTCATTTTATAAAGACAACTATAAACTGAAAATCAACGAACCTGGCGAATTTTACGAACTCACTTTAACCCTTAAATTATGA
- a CDS encoding phosphoribosyltransferase, with the protein MQYRSLVNLNEQIVRNIHQIPENIDLIVGIPRSGLLAANLIALHLNLPVTDLQSFVCKLDVKSGNRVKHLIKPLEEYRNILVVDDSLLTGKAMNEARLSLQSQAKSTNITYLAVFIVKEAIGLIDLYFDICPFPRVSEWNLMHHNFLESCVMDIDGVLCVDPTDDENDDGLEYAKFIANARTLFRPSVRIGALIKDNRFRSFLCSNSV; encoded by the coding sequence ATGCAATATCGCTCTTTAGTTAACTTAAATGAACAAATAGTTAGGAATATCCATCAGATACCGGAAAATATTGACCTTATTGTTGGGATTCCCAGGAGCGGTTTACTCGCTGCTAATCTTATAGCACTTCACTTGAACCTTCCTGTAACTGACTTACAGTCTTTTGTCTGCAAACTAGACGTTAAAAGCGGAAATAGGGTTAAACACCTAATAAAGCCATTAGAAGAATACCGAAATATTCTAGTCGTTGATGACAGCCTGTTAACTGGTAAGGCCATGAATGAGGCGCGATTGTCCTTACAATCACAAGCAAAAAGTACAAATATAACTTATCTCGCAGTTTTCATAGTTAAGGAAGCAATTGGTTTAATTGATCTGTACTTTGACATATGTCCATTTCCACGAGTATCTGAATGGAATCTCATGCACCATAACTTTTTGGAATCCTGTGTGATGGATATAGACGGAGTGTTATGTGTAGACCCAACAGATGATGAAAACGATGATGGATTAGAATATGCAAAATTTATAGCTAATGCTCGAACATTATTTAGGCCAAGTGTCCGAATTGGAGCCCTTATTAAAGATAACCGCTTCCGGTCGTTTCTATGTAGCAACTCTGTTTGA